In Bordetella genomosp. 11, the sequence CAGCAGCGCGATGAACAGCAGGGACAGCAATACCAGCATGGGATAACGCCGGGCGGCGCCGCGGGCCGCCGGCTTTTCCTTGCGCCAGGACAATGCGGACAACATGGGGCTAGCCTTCCTTGCGCGCCGTGCGCATGCGCGGGTCGAGCAACGTGTAGATGAAGTCCACGGCGAGGTTGGTCAGGACCATCGTCACCGCGGTCAATATCAATATGGCCTGGACCACGGCGAAGTCTCGCGAGGTGACCGATCCGACCAGCAGGCGTCCGACGCCGGGCCATCCGAATACGGTTTCCACGATGATGGAGCCGGCCACCAGGTCGCCCAGCTTCAGGCCCGCGATGGTAACGATGGGAATGGCGGCATTGGGTAGCGCGTGCCAGATGACACGCCGCAAACGGGGTACCCCCTTTGCGCGCGCCGCCACCATGTATTGCCGGTTCAGTACTTCCAGCATCGCCGAACGCGTGAAGCGCGCGAAGACGCCGGCGAAATGCGTGCCCAGCGTTATTGCGGGCAGGACCAGATGCCATGCGGTGTCGGCGCCCGCGCTGGGCAACAGCCGCAGGCGCAACGAAAACAGCAGGATCAGCAGGATGCCCAGGAAGAAATTGGGCAGGCTGAAGCCCAGGACGGCAAAGCTCATGACGAAGCGATCGACGGGCCGG encodes:
- a CDS encoding ABC transporter permease — translated: MNTRLLMRKLSRGLLTVWIIVTFTFVALNLSGDPIEALVGDQASPEVVQQYRARFGLDRPLWEQYISYLANLAQGDFGLSLSEQRPATRLIAAALPYTLRLGLTAYGFGLVLGLALGIVAALNRNRPVDRFVMSFAVLGFSLPNFFLGILLILLFSLRLRLLPSAGADTAWHLVLPAITLGTHFAGVFARFTRSAMLEVLNRQYMVAARAKGVPRLRRVIWHALPNAAIPIVTIAGLKLGDLVAGSIIVETVFGWPGVGRLLVGSVTSRDFAVVQAILILTAVTMVLTNLAVDFIYTLLDPRMRTARKEG